Proteins encoded by one window of Lathyrus oleraceus cultivar Zhongwan6 chromosome 1, CAAS_Psat_ZW6_1.0, whole genome shotgun sequence:
- the LOC127130119 gene encoding protein DETOXIFICATION 49: MCETNPNPNPNETNNMILTNPLIPKPKKNQTLHNHLSHTFKEMTSISNIAFPMILTCLLLYCRSMISMLFLGHLNDLALAGGSLAVGFANITGYSILSGLAVGMEPICGQAFGAKKFTLLGLCLQRTILLLLLVSIPISISWLYMKNLLLFFNQDEEIATMAQTYILYSIPDLVAQSFIHPLRIYLRTQSITLPLTLCATFSIILHIPINYFLVFYLNLGIKGVALSGVWTNFNLLASLIFYIYFSGTHEKTWAGFSSEIFREWLPLLNLAVPSCISVCLEWWWYEFMTIFCGYLINPRSSVASMGVLIQITSLMYILPYSLSNSVSTRVGNMIGAQKPSKAKLSAISGLSFSFICGLLAFIFTLCVRNIWASMFTNDQEIITLTSMVLPIIGLCELGNCPQTTGCGVLRGTARPKVGANINLGCFYLVGMPVSVCLAFYGGYDFEGLWLGLLAAQGSCAVTMLIVVYKTDWKFEASRARKLVNGSESGGEIDQDKLIGSVNNGDFLTFVDDVEDEDDDNDEECLCLV; the protein is encoded by the coding sequence ATGTGTGAAACAAATCCAAATCCTAATCCTAATGAAACCAACAACATGATCCTCACCAACCCTTTAATCCCAAAACCAAAAAAGAACCAAACTTTACATAACCATCTCTCTCACACCTTCAAAGAAATGACTTCAATTTCCAACATAGCTTTTCCAATGATCCTAACATGTCTTCTCCTATATTGTAGATCCATGATTTCAATGCTTTTCCTTGGTCACCTCAATGACCTTGCTCTTGCCGGTGGATCCCTTGCTGTTGGCTTTGCAAACATCACTGGCTACTCCATTCTCTCTGGTCTTGCTGTTGGCATGGAACCAATTTGTGGCCAAGCTTTTGGTGCTAAAAAGTTTACACTTCTTGGTCTTTGTCTTCAAAGAACCATTCTTTTGCTTCTTTTGGTTTCAATCCCAATTTCAATCTCATGGCTTTACATGAAAAATCTACTTTTGTttttcaaccaagatgaagaaATTGCAACAATGGCTCAAACTTATATTCTCTACTCAATCCCTGATCTTGTTGCTCAATCTTTCATACACCCTTTGAGAATTTACCTTAGGACTCAATCCATAACTCTTCCTCTCACTCTTTGTGCAACTTTTTCAATCATTCTCCACATACCCATCAATTATTTTCTAGTCTTTTACCTCAATTTGGGTATTAAAGGTGTTGCCTTAAGTGGGGTGTGGACAAATTTCAACCTTCTTGCTTCTTTGATCTTCTACATTTACTTCTCCGGCACGCACGAAAAGACGTGGGCCGGATTTTCGTCAGAAATTTTCCGGGAGTGGTTACCACTTCTAAACCTCGCCGTTCCAAGCTGCATTTCTGTATGTTTGGAATGGTGGTGGTATGAATTTATGACTATCTTTTGTGGCTACCTAATCAACCCAAGATCAAGTGTTGCATCAATGGGTGTGTTGATTCAAATCACTTCATTGATGTACATTTTACCTTACTCACTAAGCAATAGTGTCTCAACAAGAGTTGGTAACATGATAGGTGCACAAAAGCCATCAAAAGCTAAACTTTCCGCAATTTCCGGCTTATCATTCAGCTTCATTTGTGGTTTATTAGCATTCATTTTCACTCTTTGTGTAAGAAACATATGGGCTAGCATGTTCACAAATGACCAAGAAATCATTACCTTAACATCAATGGTTTTACCAATTATAGGTTTGTGTGAACTAGGTAACTGTCCTCAAACAACAGGCTGTGGTGTTCTTAGAGGAACAGCAAGACCTAAAGTTGGTGCTAACATAAACCTAGGATGTTTTTATCTTGTCGGAATGCCGGTTTCTGTTTGTCTAGCCTTCTATGGTGGATATGATTTTGAAGGTCTTTGGCTTGGTTTGCTTGCGGCTCAGGGATCATGTGCTGTTACTATGTTGATTGTTGTTTATAAAACTGATTGGAAATTTGAAGCTTCAAGAGCAAGGAAACTAGTGAATGGATCAGAAAGTGGTGGTGAAATTGATCAAGACAAGTTAATTGGTTCTGTAAATAATGGAGATTTTTTGACATTTGTtgatgatgttgaagatgaagatgatgataatgatgaagAGTGTTTGTGTTTGGTTTAA